Below is a genomic region from Candidatus Neomarinimicrobiota bacterium.
TAGACCCCAAAGTAACATGCTGATGCAGCTGCACCATTGCGGTAATAAAAACCGGCCCTCCCCCGCTGTGGGAAAGGGCCGATCTGATTGATTAGATTCTAATGGAGGCTTGCCTTAGTACATGTCGCCCATGCCGCCCGGAGGCATCGGCGGCATCTTCTGCTCTTCCTTCTTCTCGGCCACCAGCGCCTCGGTGGTGATCAGCAGGCTGGCTACGCTGGCAGCGTTCTCTACCGCTATGCGGGTCACCTTGGTCGGATCAATAATGCCCATCTTGTACATGCTGCCGTACCTCTCCTCCTGGGCGTCAAAGCCGTAGTCGCCATCCTTGTGATCGCGCACCTGCGCGAATACCACCGAGCCTTCATGGCCGGAGTTCTCCGCGATCTGGCGCAGGGGCATCTCCAGGGCCTTCTTCAAGATCTCCGCACCGATCTTCTGATCGCTATTATCCAGCTTCGTGACGTCGATGGCCTTGATCGCCCGCACCAACGCGACCCCGCCTCCGGGGATGATCCCCTCCTCAACGGCGGCGCGGGTTGCGTGAAGCGCATCTTCCACCCGGGCCTTCTTCTCCTTCATCTCCACCTCGGTGGATGCGCCCACGTTCAATACGGCTACACCACCGGAGAGCTTGGCCAAACGCTCCTGCAGCTTCTCCTTGTCGTAGTCCGAAGTGGTCTTGTCGATCTGGACCTTGATCTCGTTGATCCGGGTCAGGATATCATCGCTGCTGCCGCCGCCCTGGACAATAGTTGTGTTGTCCTTATCAATGGTGATGCGCTTGGCCGTACCCAGATAGGACAGGGTGGCGTTCTCCAGCTTATAACCCTGCTCCTCCGAAATGACAGTGCCGCCAGTCAGGACCGCGATATCCTGAAGCATAGCCTTGCGGCGATCACCAAAGCCCGGCGCTTTCACAGCAGCCACCCGCAGCGAACCGCGAATCTTGTTCACCACCAGGGTGGCCAGGGCCTCTCCCTCCACATCCTCGGCGACTACCAGGAGCGGCTTGCCGGACTGGGCTACCTTCTCCAGGATGGGCAGCAGATCCTTCATGGTACTGATCTTTTTGTCATGGATCAGAATGTAGGCTTCCTCCAGCTGGGCCTCCATATCTTCGGGGTTGGTGACGAAGTAAGGCGACAGGTAGCCTCGATCAAACTGCATGCCTTCCACAATCTCCAGCTCGATCGCGGTCGACTTGCCTTCTTCCACCGTGATGACTCCATCATTGCCCACCTTTTCCATCGCGTCAGCAATGCTGTTACCAATGGTGGCGTCGCCGTTCGCCGAAATCGTGCCCACTTGAGAGATCTCTTCCTTGCCACCCACCTCGCGGCTCTGCGCCTTCAGAGACTCCACCACCTGGGTAACCGCCCAATCTACACCCCGCTTCAGGTCCATGGGATTAGCTCCAGCAGTGACGTTCTTCAGACCTTCAGTAATAATGGACTGCGCCAGCACAGTGGCGGTGGTGGTACCGTCACCAGCCACGTCCGAAGTCTTGGAGGCTACCTCCCGCACCATCTGGGCACCCATGTTCTCGTACGGGTCCTCCAGCTCAATCTCCTTGGCAACGGTCACACCGTCTTTAGTAACGGTGGGAGCGCCAAATTTCTTCTCGAGCACCACGTTACGCCCCTTGGGACCCAGTGTTACTTTTACCGCTTCAGCCAGCTTATCCACACCCGACTTCAGGTACCGACGGGCATCAACACCATAGACTAGAATCTTTGCCATTGCGTCTATTCTCCTTTCGAAATCGTTGAAACTTTGAGACTAGAGAATTGCGTAAATATCGCTTTCACGAACAATGAGGTATTCCACTCCCTCAATGGTGAACTCGGTCCCGGAGTACTTGCCGTACAGGACCTTGTCACCCTTCTTGACCTGGGGCTTGATTAGCTGACCGTTGTCAGCAATTTTCCCGGGGCCAACCGCCACTATTTCGCCCTGCTGAGGCTTCTCCTTGGCGGTATCGGGCAGAATAATGCCGCCCTTACTGACATCCTCCGCTTCCGCAGGCCTAATTACCACTCGATCCTGGAGAGGTTTCAGGTTCATATGTGCACTCCTATGATTTCAGTCATTGACTTTATGTTCAAATTTGGAATAATCTGAGAATAAAGCTCGAACCCAAACAGCAAGATTTCAGATTCGAGCAGCAATAAATTTAAATTTATTTCCAGAGAGGGAAAAAGCATTTTTTAGCACTCTTATTGTAAGAGTGCTATGCCGGGGCAAAGTCAACCGCCGGTGCTGCCGAACCCGCCGCTGCCCCTCGTGGTCGCAGATAGTTCCTCGCACAGCTCGTACTCAACACCCGAGCCATCCAGCGCCACCAGCTGAAAGAGGCGATCACCCCGGTGTACCGTATAGGGAACATCCTTAATGTTGTCACA
It encodes:
- the groL gene encoding chaperonin GroEL (60 kDa chaperone family; promotes refolding of misfolded polypeptides especially under stressful conditions; forms two stacked rings of heptamers to form a barrel-shaped 14mer; ends can be capped by GroES; misfolded proteins enter the barrel where they are refolded when GroES binds), translating into MAKILVYGVDARRYLKSGVDKLAEAVKVTLGPKGRNVVLEKKFGAPTVTKDGVTVAKEIELEDPYENMGAQMVREVASKTSDVAGDGTTTATVLAQSIITEGLKNVTAGANPMDLKRGVDWAVTQVVESLKAQSREVGGKEEISQVGTISANGDATIGNSIADAMEKVGNDGVITVEEGKSTAIELEIVEGMQFDRGYLSPYFVTNPEDMEAQLEEAYILIHDKKISTMKDLLPILEKVAQSGKPLLVVAEDVEGEALATLVVNKIRGSLRVAAVKAPGFGDRRKAMLQDIAVLTGGTVISEEQGYKLENATLSYLGTAKRITIDKDNTTIVQGGGSSDDILTRINEIKVQIDKTTSDYDKEKLQERLAKLSGGVAVLNVGASTEVEMKEKKARVEDALHATRAAVEEGIIPGGGVALVRAIKAIDVTKLDNSDQKIGAEILKKALEMPLRQIAENSGHEGSVVFAQVRDHKDGDYGFDAQEERYGSMYKMGIIDPTKVTRIAVENAASVASLLITTEALVAEKKEEQKMPPMPPGGMGDMY
- the groES gene encoding co-chaperone GroES yields the protein MNLKPLQDRVVIRPAEAEDVSKGGIILPDTAKEKPQQGEIVAVGPGKIADNGQLIKPQVKKGDKVLYGKYSGTEFTIEGVEYLIVRESDIYAIL